The Flavobacterium praedii genome window below encodes:
- the pyrH gene encoding UMP kinase, giving the protein MKYKRILLKLSGEALMGDLQYGIDPKRLAEYADEIKQIHAKGVEIAIVIGGGNIFRGVAGASSGMDRVQGDYMGMLATVINGMALQGALEDKGMKTRLQTALKMESIAEPYIKRRADRHLEKGRIVIFGAGTGNPYFTTDTAAVLRGIEINANVILKGTRVDGVYDCDPEKNASAVKFEYISFEDVLKKGLNVMDTTAFTLSQENKLPIVVFDMNKIGNLLKICEGENIGTVVNI; this is encoded by the coding sequence ATGAAATACAAAAGAATCCTTCTAAAATTAAGTGGCGAAGCTTTAATGGGTGATTTACAATATGGGATTGATCCTAAACGATTAGCCGAATATGCAGATGAAATCAAACAAATTCATGCCAAAGGAGTTGAAATCGCTATAGTTATTGGTGGAGGTAACATTTTTAGAGGTGTTGCTGGAGCCAGTTCAGGAATGGATAGAGTTCAAGGAGATTATATGGGAATGCTAGCCACAGTTATTAACGGAATGGCATTACAAGGCGCTCTTGAAGACAAAGGAATGAAAACCCGTTTGCAAACTGCCTTAAAAATGGAATCTATTGCAGAGCCTTATATCAAAAGAAGAGCGGATCGTCATCTGGAAAAAGGAAGGATCGTAATTTTTGGAGCTGGTACAGGAAACCCTTATTTTACAACAGATACTGCAGCCGTTTTACGAGGAATTGAAATCAATGCTAATGTAATTCTAAAAGGAACACGTGTTGATGGAGTTTATGATTGTGATCCAGAGAAAAACGCATCAGCTGTAAAATTTGAATACATTTCATTTGAAGATGTATTAAAAAAAGGATTAAATGTTATGGATACCACAGCATTTACTTTAAGCCAAGAAAACAAATTACCAATAGTCGTTTTCGACATGAATAAAATAGGGAATCTATTAAAAATTTGTGAAGGAGAAAACATAGGAACCGTAGTTAATATATAG
- the frr gene encoding ribosome recycling factor, whose protein sequence is MTEEIEFILDSTKESMAGSIEHLEKSFLNIRAGKASPAMLGSVFVDYYGSASPLSQVSKISVPDARTITLQPFEKNMLHPIEKAIMIANLGFNPMNNGDMIIISVPPLTEDRRRELAKQAKVEAEDAKIGVRNARKEANTDIKKLEKEGTSEDICKSAEEEVQNLTNTYIKKIDELLVIKEAEIMKV, encoded by the coding sequence ATGACAGAAGAAATTGAATTTATATTAGATAGCACCAAAGAATCAATGGCTGGTTCTATTGAACATTTAGAGAAATCATTTTTAAATATTCGTGCTGGAAAAGCATCTCCAGCTATGTTAGGAAGTGTTTTTGTAGATTATTATGGATCGGCATCTCCACTTTCACAAGTTTCAAAAATTAGTGTTCCAGACGCCAGAACTATAACGCTTCAACCCTTTGAAAAAAACATGTTACATCCTATCGAAAAAGCAATTATGATTGCCAATCTTGGATTTAACCCAATGAACAATGGTGACATGATTATCATAAGCGTTCCACCACTTACCGAAGATAGAAGACGTGAACTAGCCAAACAAGCCAAAGTTGAAGCAGAAGATGCCAAAATTGGGGTTAGAAATGCCAGAAAAGAAGCCAATACTGATATTAAAAAACTAGAAAAAGAAGGAACTTCTGAAGATATTTGTAAAAGTGCCGAAGAAGAAGTACAAAACTTGACTAATACTTATATCAAAAAAATAGATGAACTTCTAGTTATAAAAGAAGCTGAAATCATGAAAGTATAA
- a CDS encoding patatin-like phospholipase family protein has translation MDSKLKSIGLILSGGGSKGIAHAGVLQFLEEKNITPTHIAGSSAGSIVAALYGIGKSPEAILEFFKSIYFFHWKHFTFSKAGLIDSESFKEYFYEIFKDTTLGELKIPIYITATDLIKGKSKVFSPETKTIDAILASSSFPGVMSPYEFNGKLYSDGGILNHFPTNILKDKCDTLIGIYVSPIQQIEAKDLNSIKAVTARAFDLFSANSSIHKFDHCDWLIEPEALSLYSTFETSKIKMEAIFNIGYESAKKSYKKLNLNI, from the coding sequence ATGGACAGTAAATTAAAATCAATCGGTTTAATATTATCTGGTGGAGGGTCTAAAGGCATAGCTCATGCTGGGGTTTTGCAGTTTTTGGAAGAAAAAAACATTACTCCAACTCACATTGCTGGCTCAAGTGCAGGATCAATAGTTGCTGCCTTGTATGGAATTGGCAAATCTCCCGAGGCAATCCTGGAATTTTTCAAATCTATTTATTTTTTCCATTGGAAACATTTTACATTTTCTAAAGCAGGTTTAATTGACTCGGAATCCTTCAAAGAATATTTTTATGAAATTTTTAAGGACACAACTTTGGGAGAACTAAAAATACCAATATACATTACCGCCACCGACTTGATCAAAGGCAAATCAAAAGTTTTTAGCCCCGAAACCAAAACAATAGATGCCATCTTGGCGTCATCGTCATTTCCTGGAGTAATGTCTCCGTATGAATTTAATGGAAAGTTATATAGTGACGGTGGCATTCTTAATCATTTTCCAACCAACATTCTAAAAGACAAATGTGATACCTTAATTGGGATATATGTCAGTCCAATACAGCAAATAGAAGCAAAAGATTTAAATTCTATCAAAGCAGTCACAGCTAGAGCATTTGATTTATTCTCCGCCAATTCGAGCATACACAAATTTGATCATTGCGATTGGTTGATAGAACCCGAAGCCTTGTCCTTATATAGCACATTTGAAACCAGTAAAATCAAAATGGAGGCTATTTTTAATATTGGATACGAATCGGCTAAAAAATCATATAAAAAACTAAATTTAAATATTTAG
- the truB gene encoding tRNA pseudouridine(55) synthase TruB, giving the protein MTTEDFLNGQILLIDKPLHFTSFQAVNKLKYALINKAGLPKKFKIGHAGTLDPLASGLLLVCTGKFTKRITELQGQAKEYTGTFYIGATTPSYDLETEIDQTFPTEHIDESLIHETVKQFLGEIDQKPPIFSAIKKDGIRLYEHARAGEIVEIAARKTTIHEFEITRIALPEVDFRVVCSKGTYIRSLAFDFGRAMNSGSHLTVLRRTKIGDYNVENAIDVNLFEQTLSTDK; this is encoded by the coding sequence ATGACAACCGAAGATTTTTTAAACGGACAAATTCTCTTAATAGACAAACCTTTGCACTTTACTTCTTTTCAAGCGGTAAATAAGCTCAAGTATGCGCTAATCAATAAAGCAGGATTGCCCAAAAAATTCAAGATTGGTCACGCAGGAACATTAGACCCTCTCGCTTCTGGTTTACTATTGGTTTGTACTGGGAAATTCACCAAAAGAATTACCGAATTACAAGGGCAAGCCAAAGAATATACAGGAACGTTCTATATTGGAGCCACTACTCCATCTTATGATTTAGAAACTGAAATTGATCAAACTTTCCCGACAGAACATATCGATGAATCTTTGATACACGAAACGGTAAAACAATTTTTGGGAGAAATTGATCAAAAACCACCAATTTTTTCAGCTATAAAAAAAGACGGGATTCGTTTGTATGAACATGCACGCGCAGGAGAAATTGTAGAAATTGCTGCTAGAAAAACAACTATTCACGAATTTGAAATTACCAGAATTGCACTTCCCGAAGTCGATTTTAGAGTGGTTTGCAGTAAAGGAACTTACATTCGTTCTCTTGCCTTTGATTTTGGACGCGCCATGAATTCGGGATCACACTTGACTGTTTTACGTCGGACCAAAATTGGCGATTACAATGTGGAGAATGCCATAGATGTCAACTTATTCGAGCAAACTCTTTCTACAGATAAATGA
- a CDS encoding undecaprenyl-diphosphate phosphatase, translated as MNTLQAIILAIIEGITEFLPVSSTGHMIIASSFFGIAHDDFTKLFTIVIQLGAILSVVVLYFKRFFQTFDFYFKLLVAFIPAVVFGLLFSKKIDALLENPVTVAISLLIGGIILLKVDQWFNNPDVSENTQEITYLQALKIGLFQCIAMIPGVSRSGATIVGGMSQKLSRTSAAEFSFFLAVPTMLGATVKKCYDYYKDGFVLSHDQINYLVIGNIVAFIVALLAIKSFIGFLTKNGFKVFGYYRIIAGIILLAIHFFIHPLTVL; from the coding sequence ATGAATACACTACAAGCTATTATCCTTGCCATTATTGAAGGAATCACAGAATTTTTACCCGTTTCTTCTACTGGGCATATGATTATCGCATCGTCTTTTTTTGGAATCGCGCACGATGATTTTACAAAACTCTTCACCATTGTCATTCAATTAGGAGCAATCTTATCAGTAGTGGTTTTGTATTTCAAACGCTTTTTTCAAACTTTTGATTTTTATTTCAAATTATTGGTTGCCTTTATACCCGCAGTTGTCTTTGGATTACTTTTTAGCAAAAAAATTGATGCATTACTCGAAAATCCTGTAACTGTAGCCATTTCTTTATTAATAGGCGGAATCATTTTATTGAAAGTTGACCAATGGTTTAACAACCCAGACGTATCTGAAAACACTCAAGAAATCACCTATTTACAAGCATTAAAAATTGGTTTATTTCAATGCATTGCTATGATTCCTGGTGTATCGAGAAGTGGAGCCACAATTGTTGGTGGAATGTCTCAAAAACTATCACGTACCTCTGCTGCTGAGTTTTCTTTTTTTCTTGCAGTTCCAACTATGCTTGGAGCAACAGTAAAAAAATGTTACGATTATTACAAAGACGGTTTTGTATTATCTCACGACCAAATCAATTACTTGGTTATTGGAAATATCGTTGCTTTTATTGTAGCGCTTTTGGCCATTAAAAGTTTCATTGGCTTTTTGACAAAAAATGGATTTAAAGTATTTGGTTACTACCGAATTATCGCTGGAATAATACTACTCGCCATTCACTTTTTCATTCATCCTTTGACCGTACTTTAA
- a CDS encoding DMT family transporter: MNWILLIIAGFFEVGFATCLGKAKETSGMTSTLWMVGFFTALSISMLLLYKASQTLPIGTAYAVWTGIGAVGTVLVGIFIFKEPATFWRLFFLFTLIASIVGLKFVSSH, from the coding sequence ATGAATTGGATTTTATTAATTATAGCGGGTTTTTTTGAAGTGGGTTTTGCCACTTGTTTGGGCAAAGCCAAAGAAACTTCGGGTATGACCTCGACATTGTGGATGGTTGGTTTTTTTACGGCGCTTTCAATTAGTATGTTATTGTTGTACAAAGCATCTCAAACTTTGCCTATTGGTACCGCTTATGCAGTTTGGACAGGAATTGGAGCTGTTGGAACTGTTTTAGTTGGTATTTTTATATTCAAAGAACCGGCTACTTTCTGGAGACTTTTTTTCCTATTTACTTTGATAGCCTCAATAGTTGGGCTGAAATTTGTTTCCTCACATTGA
- a CDS encoding DUF5686 family protein: MKYFIALFFLFTLTIQAQFQINGIVKDATTKKPLPFASIVSNEDTNTISDVDGKFSLVSKNKITSITVSYIGYTKNTLTVDNAKIFYKIALEQKTNPLHEVLVSNVNPALAIIKKTIENKTKNNPQEKLKSYEFKAYNKLIVTANPDSIHGDIDSVFVNNPYGKYLKEIDSTDYKFKLLIKKQHLFQTEKISQYQYDGKRLKETILGTKMAGFKQPVYEILSFNLQSFSIYDTKYELFETKYNSPIARDALKDYNFKLLDTVTINGRNAFMVYFKNKKEKRTAGLEGILYIDETNYAVAKAIMRIKGILDISAIHEFNYIPEENLWFPTQKKFKIVKGNNDDDIKILGGTIQFDGDIKEDLTPRKREESDYVYLLSQTNNFDIQYNSTVKINKPIVAVEIKDDAISKPESFWNEFRKDSLDSRSQKTYLSLDSISIKKRIESRLNLLRKVLTGYVPFKSWDFDLRKIISYNNYEGLRLGLGGITNDYFSKKYRIEGYTAYGLRDSEFKYNIGIGTRVNKFSNTWISLNYTDDLREIASIDYAVEKRAFKIYDPRAINFSTLYRYEQWKIALESKIIPKVESTLALASTFVTPQFNYIYSLNGKSYSSYNMTTATFSLKWSPYSDYMQTPTGKIESEKRFPKFTLQLIQSLPDVLKNDFNYTKVDFKADYQIKYLNGQRTFLLFEAGKAFGDLPLPQLYNNAPNNLNKETIIKRITFAGKNSFETMFFNEFFSSEYMTFQFKHGFNRIFILKKLKPSLDFVTRMAWGKMENPENHIGIDFKTLEKGYIESGIELNKIFNGLGLGGYYRYGPNQLSKFEDNIAIKLTFVLNLGI; this comes from the coding sequence ATGAAGTACTTTATTGCATTGTTCTTCCTTTTTACACTAACAATTCAGGCACAATTTCAAATTAACGGAATTGTAAAAGACGCTACAACCAAAAAACCACTTCCTTTTGCTTCCATTGTTTCAAATGAAGACACCAATACTATTTCGGATGTTGACGGAAAATTTAGTTTGGTCTCCAAAAACAAAATAACATCAATTACCGTTTCCTATATTGGTTATACAAAAAACACCCTTACTGTAGATAACGCAAAAATATTTTATAAAATTGCTTTAGAACAAAAAACAAATCCTCTCCATGAAGTTCTTGTTTCAAATGTCAATCCAGCATTAGCCATAATAAAAAAAACAATTGAAAATAAAACAAAGAACAATCCACAAGAAAAACTAAAAAGTTATGAATTCAAGGCGTACAACAAGCTCATCGTAACAGCAAATCCCGATTCTATTCATGGGGATATTGATTCCGTTTTTGTCAATAATCCCTATGGAAAATACCTAAAAGAAATTGATTCCACTGATTATAAATTTAAGTTATTAATCAAAAAGCAACATTTATTTCAAACTGAAAAAATTTCCCAATATCAATATGATGGCAAACGATTAAAAGAAACCATTTTGGGAACAAAAATGGCAGGCTTTAAACAACCTGTTTATGAAATCCTATCCTTTAACCTACAGTCATTTTCTATTTACGACACTAAATACGAACTTTTTGAAACCAAATACAACAGCCCAATTGCTCGTGACGCGTTAAAAGATTATAACTTTAAACTTTTGGACACGGTAACCATAAATGGACGAAATGCCTTTATGGTTTATTTTAAAAACAAAAAAGAAAAAAGAACAGCGGGTCTGGAAGGTATTTTATATATCGATGAGACTAATTATGCTGTTGCAAAAGCAATTATGCGAATTAAGGGCATACTGGATATCAGTGCAATTCATGAATTTAATTACATTCCAGAAGAAAATTTATGGTTTCCTACACAGAAAAAATTTAAAATTGTTAAGGGAAATAATGATGATGATATAAAAATATTAGGCGGAACCATTCAATTTGACGGGGACATTAAAGAAGATTTAACGCCCAGAAAAAGAGAAGAATCAGACTATGTCTATTTACTATCCCAAACAAATAATTTTGATATTCAATACAATTCTACAGTTAAAATCAACAAACCAATTGTTGCTGTTGAAATTAAAGATGATGCCATATCAAAACCAGAAAGTTTTTGGAATGAATTTAGAAAAGACAGTTTAGACAGCCGAAGTCAAAAAACCTATTTATCATTAGATAGTATTTCGATAAAAAAAAGAATTGAAAGTCGGTTAAATTTGCTTCGAAAAGTACTTACTGGTTATGTTCCATTCAAATCTTGGGATTTTGATTTGCGTAAAATAATTAGTTACAATAATTATGAAGGACTACGATTGGGACTTGGCGGAATAACTAATGATTACTTTTCAAAAAAATACAGGATAGAAGGCTACACCGCTTATGGTCTTCGGGATTCTGAATTCAAATACAATATAGGAATTGGAACCAGAGTTAATAAATTCTCAAACACCTGGATTAGTTTAAACTACACCGATGACCTGAGAGAAATTGCGAGTATCGATTATGCTGTTGAAAAAAGAGCTTTCAAGATTTATGACCCTCGCGCTATCAATTTCAGCACACTTTATAGATATGAACAATGGAAAATAGCATTAGAATCTAAAATTATCCCAAAAGTAGAATCAACATTGGCTCTGGCAAGTACATTTGTGACTCCTCAATTCAATTACATATACAGTTTAAATGGCAAATCGTATTCTAGTTATAACATGACTACAGCAACATTTTCATTAAAATGGAGCCCTTATAGCGATTATATGCAAACACCAACAGGAAAAATCGAATCTGAAAAAAGGTTTCCAAAATTCACCTTACAGTTGATACAATCACTACCCGATGTTTTAAAAAATGATTTTAACTATACCAAAGTTGACTTTAAAGCAGATTATCAAATCAAATATCTCAATGGGCAACGTACCTTTTTGTTATTTGAAGCAGGTAAAGCATTTGGTGATTTACCCCTGCCACAACTTTACAACAACGCTCCCAATAATTTAAACAAAGAAACCATTATAAAAAGAATAACATTTGCCGGTAAAAATAGTTTTGAAACCATGTTTTTTAATGAATTTTTTTCGAGCGAATACATGACATTTCAATTTAAACATGGTTTTAATAGGATCTTCATATTAAAAAAATTAAAACCTTCATTGGATTTTGTCACAAGAATGGCGTGGGGAAAAATGGAAAACCCAGAAAATCATATTGGCATTGACTTTAAAACCTTAGAGAAAGGATATATAGAATCTGGAATTGAATTGAATAAAATATTTAATGGTCTGGGTCTAGGAGGCTATTACCGTTATGGTCCAAATCAATTGAGCAAATTTGAAGACAATATAGCCATAAAATTAACTTTCGTCTTAAATTTAGGAATTTAA
- a CDS encoding cell division protein FtsX has product MSSSFEKFQKRRLISSYFSVVLSVFLVLFLLGILGFFIINSKKLADDFREEIAMTVFFKKEANDTILKSFGQEMKRAKFAKSFVYVSKEQAAKEHTDIIGEDFVTFLGENPLQNSYDIHLKADYVIKDSIAKIESNLRKNPMISDIVYDKQLVNLVNDNIKKVSMWILIISAFLTFIAVLLINSSLRLSIYSNRFIIKTMQMVGATKAFIRKPFVMRSIKLGMIGAGLAILALIGVLIYLENSFPDLGILDDKLLIGLVLIAVFGLGVLITWLSTYFATQRFLNLRTDDLY; this is encoded by the coding sequence ATGAGCTCATCATTTGAAAAGTTTCAAAAACGCAGGTTAATTTCCTCTTATTTTTCAGTAGTACTAAGTGTATTCTTGGTATTATTCCTATTAGGTATCTTGGGATTTTTTATAATCAATTCCAAAAAACTAGCCGATGACTTCAGAGAAGAAATAGCAATGACTGTTTTTTTTAAAAAAGAAGCCAATGATACCATTTTAAAATCTTTTGGTCAAGAAATGAAAAGAGCCAAATTCGCAAAATCTTTTGTTTATGTTTCCAAAGAACAAGCAGCAAAAGAGCATACCGATATTATTGGTGAAGATTTCGTAACCTTCTTGGGTGAAAACCCTCTACAAAATTCATACGACATTCACTTAAAAGCAGATTACGTAATTAAAGATAGTATTGCCAAAATTGAATCCAATTTACGAAAAAACCCGATGATTTCTGATATTGTTTACGACAAACAATTAGTAAACTTAGTAAACGACAACATCAAGAAAGTCAGTATGTGGATTTTGATCATCAGTGCCTTCTTGACCTTTATAGCGGTACTTTTAATCAATAGTTCGCTACGCCTTTCGATATATTCCAATCGTTTTATTATAAAAACCATGCAAATGGTTGGCGCTACCAAAGCCTTTATCCGAAAACCATTTGTAATGCGTAGCATCAAACTGGGTATGATTGGTGCTGGCCTAGCTATTCTTGCTTTAATTGGCGTGTTAATTTATTTGGAAAACAGTTTTCCAGACCTTGGAATCCTAGATGACAAATTATTGATTGGACTTGTATTAATCGCTGTATTTGGACTTGGCGTTTTAATCACTTGGCTGAGTACTTATTTTGCCACACAACGTTTCTTGAATTTAAGAACAGACGACCTTTATTAA
- a CDS encoding cation:proton antiporter: MKKYRNTLFYFGVTGGFTALMYWIIKEGKYLENNETIIHPIASNNSWEDFLNAMIHNVQDPLAILLAQIIMIILVARLFGWVFKKIGQPSVIGEIIAGIALGPSLLGLYFPDFFHALFPPDSLENLKFLSQIGLILFMFVIGMELDIKVLKNRAKEAIVISHASIVIPFALGIGLAYFVYNRFAPEGVKFLSFSLFMGIAMSITAFPVLARIVQERGMHKTKLGAIVITCAAADDITAWCLLAVVIAIVKAGTFESSMFIISLAALYVLIMIFLVKPFLKRIGDLYGAKDSLSKPVVAIFFLILIISSYATELVGIHALFGAFMMGAIMPDIPKFRTVFIAKVEDVSVILLLPLFFVFTGLRTEIGLINEPYLWKVTGFIILVAVVGKFFGSALAAKFVGQSWRNSLIIGALMNTRGLMELIVLNIGLGLGVLTTEVFTMMVIMALVTTFMTGPALNLINYIFKTSDIIDHEDEVDQSKYRILLSFGNNEKGKSLLRLANSMVKKQKEKASITALHLSLSDEVHTFNMDDKEKSSFSPIMKEAIVLKQEVTTIFKATIDIENEIIDIANQGEYDLLLVGLGKSIFEGTILGKVIGFTSRIINPERLLDKFTGKEGLFVNSPFDERTRQIVLKTKMPLGVLIDKDLKEVNKVFVPIYTSEDSFLIEYAQKMIFNNNATVAFLDFNSHIENNFVIASAIESLKQKYPNNVILDKESLLNNEFLIQQDLMIVSLDSWKDLLDSRSKWLSGVPSVLIIKP; encoded by the coding sequence ATGAAAAAGTATAGGAATACATTGTTTTATTTTGGCGTAACAGGTGGTTTTACAGCTCTTATGTATTGGATAATTAAGGAAGGAAAATACCTTGAAAATAATGAGACTATTATTCATCCGATAGCCAGTAATAATTCTTGGGAGGATTTTCTCAATGCAATGATTCATAATGTACAAGATCCTTTAGCTATTTTATTGGCACAAATTATAATGATTATCCTTGTGGCACGACTTTTTGGTTGGGTTTTCAAAAAAATTGGTCAACCTTCCGTTATTGGTGAAATTATAGCTGGAATTGCATTAGGGCCATCCTTGTTAGGTTTATATTTTCCAGATTTCTTTCATGCATTATTTCCCCCTGATTCATTAGAAAATTTAAAATTTTTGAGCCAGATTGGACTGATTCTTTTTATGTTTGTTATTGGGATGGAACTCGACATAAAAGTTCTAAAAAACAGAGCCAAAGAAGCTATTGTTATTAGTCATGCAAGTATTGTAATTCCGTTTGCACTGGGTATAGGATTGGCGTATTTTGTTTACAATCGTTTTGCTCCAGAAGGAGTAAAGTTTCTTTCTTTTAGTTTGTTTATGGGAATTGCAATGAGTATCACCGCTTTTCCGGTTTTGGCTCGAATTGTTCAAGAAAGAGGCATGCATAAAACTAAGTTAGGAGCAATCGTAATTACATGTGCAGCCGCAGATGATATTACCGCTTGGTGTTTGTTGGCAGTTGTAATTGCTATAGTAAAAGCGGGAACCTTTGAAAGTTCCATGTTTATAATTTCTCTGGCAGCCTTATATGTTCTAATAATGATTTTTCTTGTAAAACCATTCTTGAAAAGAATTGGTGATTTATATGGAGCCAAAGACAGTTTGAGTAAACCCGTGGTGGCAATCTTTTTTTTAATATTAATCATTTCGTCCTATGCTACGGAATTGGTTGGTATTCATGCCCTATTTGGTGCCTTTATGATGGGGGCTATTATGCCTGATATTCCTAAGTTTCGAACCGTTTTTATTGCAAAAGTAGAAGATGTTTCTGTTATATTATTGCTTCCTTTATTTTTTGTATTCACAGGTTTACGTACCGAAATTGGTTTGATCAATGAACCTTATTTATGGAAAGTGACAGGGTTTATCATTCTAGTTGCAGTAGTAGGGAAATTTTTTGGTAGTGCTTTGGCAGCAAAATTTGTCGGACAAAGTTGGCGAAACAGTCTTATCATTGGAGCCTTAATGAATACTAGGGGATTAATGGAGCTTATTGTTTTGAATATTGGATTGGGCCTTGGTGTACTAACTACGGAGGTCTTTACAATGATGGTTATTATGGCATTGGTGACTACTTTTATGACAGGCCCCGCTTTAAATTTAATCAATTATATTTTCAAAACTAGTGATATAATAGATCATGAAGATGAAGTTGATCAAAGTAAATATCGTATTCTACTATCTTTTGGGAATAATGAAAAAGGAAAATCTTTATTGCGTTTAGCCAACAGTATGGTGAAAAAACAAAAAGAAAAAGCCAGTATCACTGCTTTACATTTATCGTTAAGTGATGAAGTACATACTTTTAATATGGACGATAAAGAGAAAAGTAGTTTTAGTCCTATAATGAAAGAGGCAATTGTGCTGAAACAAGAAGTTACTACTATTTTTAAGGCAACTATTGATATAGAAAATGAAATTATTGATATTGCCAATCAAGGAGAATATGATTTATTGCTAGTTGGATTGGGGAAATCGATTTTTGAAGGAACAATATTGGGAAAAGTAATTGGCTTTACTTCTCGAATCATAAATCCAGAAAGATTATTAGATAAGTTTACCGGTAAAGAAGGATTGTTTGTCAATTCTCCATTTGATGAACGAACTCGCCAAATTGTTTTGAAAACTAAAATGCCATTAGGTGTTTTGATTGATAAAGATTTGAAAGAAGTAAATAAAGTCTTCGTTCCTATTTACACTTCCGAAGACTCATTTTTGATTGAATATGCTCAAAAAATGATATTCAATAATAATGCTACAGTTGCTTTTTTGGATTTCAACAGCCACATAGAGAATAATTTTGTAATTGCCAGTGCTATAGAATCTTTAAAGCAAAAATATCCAAATAATGTAATTTTAGATAAAGAATCATTGTTAAACAATGAATTCTTGATTCAGCAAGATTTAATGATTGTGAGTTTGGATAGTTGGAAAGATTTATTGGATTCTCGCAGTAAATGGTTGAGTGGGGTGCCTTCGGTATTGATTATAAAACCATAA
- a CDS encoding DUF3098 domain-containing protein has product MKNEENKHEFLFEKINYKILLIGIGVIALGFILMSGGGSDDPNVFNESVFDFRRIRLAPTTVLIGFGITIYAILKNPKK; this is encoded by the coding sequence ATGAAAAACGAAGAAAACAAACACGAGTTCCTTTTTGAAAAAATAAACTATAAAATTCTATTAATCGGAATTGGTGTAATTGCATTGGGATTTATTCTAATGTCTGGTGGAGGAAGTGATGACCCTAATGTTTTCAATGAATCTGTTTTTGATTTCCGAAGAATACGTTTGGCTCCAACCACCGTTTTAATTGGTTTTGGAATTACCATTTATGCCATTCTTAAAAACCCTAAAAAATAG
- a CDS encoding thioredoxin family protein codes for MKSSVAKALFNSYSYLEYRKIISDLLAEGKSTGEEQSEDLLHYSTLNESRLKRLDKTITVPEEISLKLKGLEKEYIWLVIAEGWCGDAAQILPILNKMAAESNKIDLKIVLRDENDDLMSHFLTNGARAIPKLLIIDKQLGKVCSHWGPRPKGASDLIKNYKEQFGIVDEEAKSQLQLWYLHDKGLSVQHEVVKMMYSIKECACL; via the coding sequence ATGAAAAGTTCAGTTGCGAAAGCGTTGTTTAATAGTTATAGTTATTTAGAATATAGAAAAATTATATCCGATTTGTTGGCAGAAGGAAAGTCAACTGGTGAGGAACAATCGGAAGATTTATTACATTACAGTACCTTGAATGAATCCCGTTTGAAAAGATTAGACAAAACCATTACTGTTCCCGAGGAAATTAGTTTGAAATTGAAAGGTCTTGAAAAGGAATACATTTGGTTGGTTATCGCAGAAGGTTGGTGCGGAGATGCTGCACAAATTTTGCCTATATTGAATAAAATGGCGGCCGAATCGAATAAAATTGATTTGAAAATTGTTTTACGAGATGAGAATGATGATTTAATGAGTCATTTTTTGACTAATGGGGCTAGAGCCATTCCTAAGCTTCTTATTATAGATAAACAATTGGGTAAGGTTTGTAGTCATTGGGGGCCAAGACCAAAAGGAGCGTCAGATTTAATTAAAAATTATAAAGAACAATTTGGGATTGTTGATGAGGAAGCCAAGTCACAATTGCAATTGTGGTATTTGCATGACAAAGGATTGTCTGTGCAACATGAAGTGGTAAAAATGATGTATTCTATAAAAGAATGCGCTTGTCTGTAA